One segment of Desulfosalsimonas propionicica DNA contains the following:
- a CDS encoding P-loop NTPase, translating into MKILICGKGGCGKSTLSVMLARAFDAMGRQVLLVDADESNFGIAHLIGVAPPMDLMESLGGKKGFKEKINAPISENPQGIFSMGQSMADLPEDCVSETGNIRVVSIGKIHDYKEGCACPMGMLSTRFLESLRVDSGQIVIVDTEAGVEHFGRGVIGCADVMLAVVDPTAESLKLAAKMAGMAAHADRPLYFVINKSEPEIEAMITSRLDSEKVAATIPKDHDLFVASLQGIAITRAGQHAEVLARWLEEASWKAR; encoded by the coding sequence ATGAAAATATTGATTTGCGGCAAGGGCGGGTGCGGCAAAAGCACCCTTTCAGTGATGCTGGCCCGGGCATTTGATGCCATGGGCCGCCAGGTGCTGCTGGTGGATGCAGATGAATCCAATTTCGGCATCGCCCATTTGATCGGTGTGGCCCCGCCCATGGATTTAATGGAAAGCCTTGGCGGCAAAAAGGGATTTAAGGAAAAAATAAACGCACCCATTTCTGAAAATCCACAGGGCATCTTTTCTATGGGGCAGTCCATGGCGGATTTGCCCGAAGATTGCGTTTCAGAAACCGGCAATATTCGTGTGGTTTCCATTGGAAAGATCCATGATTACAAAGAGGGGTGCGCCTGTCCCATGGGCATGCTTTCCACCCGATTCCTCGAAAGCCTGCGGGTGGACTCCGGCCAGATTGTGATCGTGGACACAGAGGCCGGGGTGGAACATTTCGGTCGGGGTGTGATCGGGTGCGCGGATGTGATGCTTGCGGTGGTGGATCCCACTGCGGAATCCCTGAAGCTCGCAGCCAAGATGGCCGGGATGGCAGCGCATGCAGACCGGCCCCTTTATTTTGTGATCAACAAAAGCGAGCCCGAGATCGAGGCCATGATTACCTCCCGTCTGGATTCGGAAAAGGTGGCGGCCACGATTCCCAAGGATCATGACCTGTTTGTGGCAAGCCTTCAGGGAATTGCCATCACCAGGGCCGGCCAACATGCCGAAGTTCTGGCCCGATGGCTGGAAGAAGCCTCCTGGAAGGCGCGTTAG
- a CDS encoding DUF4124 domain-containing protein, producing MRKIRFLLFLAAALLVAGTTGEARIYHYTDNNGVTRYTNDLSSVPESYRNTAKASREIPVRPARAEDDAKATKPGVGEKPDKSKTFQDMEERRLELEAKKQALDKKYQNLMRQQEKLKDAGKQLKGKKQVRAYEKKVQALNKKIRAYEEEKNALEAEIEQYNQKMDNLRDSN from the coding sequence ATGCGCAAAATCCGATTTCTCCTCTTTCTTGCCGCCGCATTGCTGGTAGCCGGGACCACAGGCGAGGCCCGGATCTACCATTACACAGACAATAACGGTGTCACCCGTTACACCAACGACCTGTCAAGCGTCCCGGAATCATACCGGAACACGGCAAAAGCCAGCAGGGAAATTCCGGTCCGTCCGGCCCGGGCCGAAGATGACGCCAAAGCCACAAAACCCGGAGTCGGGGAAAAGCCCGATAAATCCAAAACCTTCCAGGACATGGAAGAACGGCGCCTGGAACTGGAAGCCAAAAAGCAGGCCCTGGACAAGAAATACCAGAATCTGATGCGGCAGCAAGAAAAATTAAAGGATGCCGGAAAACAGCTGAAAGGCAAAAAGCAGGTCAGGGCCTACGAGAAAAAGGTCCAGGCCCTCAATAAAAAGATCCGGGCCTATGAGGAGGAAAAAAACGCCCTGGAAGCCGAAATCGAGCAATACAACCAGAAAATGGACAACCTGCGCGACAGCAACTGA
- a CDS encoding penicillin-binding protein activator produces the protein MNKKYSIGICLCLLVLITACAPKDRPFRDIFKDRQQEQILFEKAEQQYGQSAYSEAAELYSRYLEEHPDGDRVADARFKLAMIQMHTRDYGRARELFRELIREMPDSDAAGRAQVAVMRSYMEQADFQEALEYRRQLSEDRLDARRQLRVDLLAGDAWMALGRFDRAYEMFLSAFDRADKPQEPKVGKRLLAAAFHMTPERIQAELDRLAGKPPSGYLMYQQAVRLAAEARIGDSLTVFQKFADQFPDHPLVGEARQEIERISAQAFFKGNRLGCVLPLSGRYEVFGQRALKGVELAVYQAGSHMGLSPPVQLLVRDSGSDPQTAKKAVQELADQGVAAIIGPMTGGSAPLAEAQEKGVPIIALSQKTGVTETGAYVFRNFLTPKMQVDAVVSYAAQQLGCRRFAVLYPDEAYGQTFFHQFWDQVLARGGRIVGAESYDPDQTDFAEPIKKLVGLYYDLPEDLKPLEPDLAESESLIRTVMPESLLHLETQRAGISSFAPETAGERRVRPEPEADDKPKPIVDFDAVFIPDSPEKAGLIIPQLRYHDINEVYLLGTNLWHSPRMIQIAGRQLRRAVIPEGFFANSQNPVVKAFVSDFEEIYDESPGFIEAVAYDSAMMICSRLAEKELANRPALQKALVEMPAYEGVTGKTRFLSSGEAEKRLYLLDVIDSRFVQIVP, from the coding sequence ATGAATAAAAAATACAGTATTGGAATCTGTTTGTGTCTGCTTGTTTTGATCACTGCATGCGCACCCAAGGACAGGCCGTTTCGCGATATTTTCAAAGACAGGCAACAGGAGCAGATCCTGTTTGAAAAAGCTGAGCAGCAATACGGGCAATCGGCTTATTCAGAGGCCGCAGAGCTCTATTCCCGGTATCTGGAGGAGCATCCGGACGGGGACCGGGTTGCTGATGCCCGTTTCAAGCTGGCCATGATACAGATGCATACCCGGGATTACGGCCGGGCGCGTGAGTTGTTTCGGGAGTTGATCCGGGAGATGCCGGACAGCGATGCCGCTGGACGTGCACAGGTGGCTGTGATGCGTTCGTATATGGAACAGGCAGACTTCCAGGAGGCACTGGAATACCGGCGACAGCTTTCGGAAGACCGCCTGGATGCCCGCCGGCAGCTCCGTGTGGATCTGCTGGCCGGCGATGCCTGGATGGCGCTTGGCCGTTTTGACAGGGCATATGAAATGTTTTTGTCTGCATTTGACCGCGCCGACAAGCCGCAGGAGCCAAAGGTGGGAAAGCGTTTGCTGGCTGCGGCTTTTCACATGACCCCGGAACGGATTCAGGCCGAACTCGACCGTCTGGCGGGAAAACCGCCCAGTGGATATCTCATGTACCAGCAGGCAGTGCGGTTGGCTGCAGAGGCCCGCATTGGCGATTCTTTGACGGTTTTTCAAAAATTTGCAGACCAGTTTCCGGATCACCCCCTGGTTGGGGAGGCCCGGCAGGAAATCGAGCGGATCAGTGCCCAGGCTTTTTTCAAAGGCAACCGGTTGGGTTGCGTACTCCCCCTGTCCGGCCGCTACGAGGTTTTCGGCCAGCGTGCGCTAAAAGGCGTGGAACTGGCGGTTTATCAGGCTGGAAGTCACATGGGTCTTTCTCCCCCGGTACAACTGCTGGTGCGGGACTCTGGATCGGATCCGCAGACTGCGAAAAAAGCGGTTCAGGAGCTGGCTGACCAAGGGGTGGCGGCGATTATCGGCCCCATGACCGGCGGCTCCGCACCCCTGGCCGAGGCCCAGGAAAAGGGGGTGCCCATTATTGCCCTGAGTCAGAAGACCGGCGTGACAGAAACCGGGGCTTATGTGTTTCGCAATTTTTTGACCCCAAAGATGCAGGTGGACGCCGTTGTCAGCTATGCCGCGCAGCAGCTGGGCTGCCGTCGTTTTGCCGTGCTTTATCCGGATGAAGCCTATGGGCAGACTTTTTTTCATCAATTCTGGGATCAGGTGCTGGCCAGGGGCGGGCGCATTGTGGGAGCGGAGTCTTATGATCCGGATCAGACCGATTTTGCCGAACCCATTAAGAAACTGGTGGGGCTGTATTATGATCTGCCCGAGGATTTAAAGCCCCTGGAGCCGGATCTGGCCGAGTCTGAAAGTCTGATCCGGACGGTGATGCCTGAAAGCCTGCTGCATTTAGAAACACAACGGGCCGGGATTTCGTCTTTCGCACCTGAAACCGCCGGGGAGCGGCGGGTCCGGCCCGAGCCTGAAGCGGATGACAAACCGAAGCCGATTGTGGACTTTGATGCTGTTTTCATCCCGGACAGCCCTGAAAAAGCGGGTTTGATCATTCCCCAGCTCCGGTATCACGATATCAATGAGGTGTATCTGCTGGGCACCAATCTCTGGCATTCCCCCAGGATGATACAGATTGCCGGAAGACAGCTGCGAAGGGCTGTGATCCCGGAGGGTTTTTTCGCCAACAGTCAAAATCCGGTCGTAAAGGCGTTTGTCTCCGATTTTGAAGAGATTTACGATGAATCCCCTGGGTTTATTGAAGCGGTGGCCTATGATTCGGCCATGATGATCTGTAGCCGGTTGGCGGAAAAAGAGCTCGCCAACCGGCCCGCCCTGCAAAAAGCCCTGGTTGAGATGCCCGCCTATGAAGGGGTGACCGGAAAAACACGTTTTTTATCTTCCGGCGAGGCGGAAAAACGTTTGTACCTGCTGGATGTCATTGACAGCCGGTTTGTGCAGATTGTCCCTTAA
- a CDS encoding ATP-dependent 6-phosphofructokinase: MTIYTNIDMDMDTRIDTLGEAKIESPIAKELNGSRQEIFKDDNERVLIELEAKKITEAIQEGTTPPSFELAGPRKKIYFDPSKLKCALVTCGGLCPGLNNIIRSIVLELYHSYGVRHIYGVRYGLQGFIPEYQHDVRDLSPANVVDIHEMGGSILGSSRGPQDIEAIVDCLERMNIGILFMIGGDGTLMAASKIDASIRQRGLKISVIGVPKTIDNDIHMVSKSFGFDTAVDIATGAIKGAHKEAEGYPNGIGLIKLMGRYSGFIAATATLAQQDVNFVLIPEIDFDLEGPNGLITKLQERLAQRKHAVILIAEGAGQKFFESHKAEYDPSGNIKLHDIGLFLKEQIQKYFAARDMEISLKYIDPSYMIRSLPANSNDHVYCTFLGRDAVHAGMAGKTNMIIGHWNDHFVHVPVPLTAGRRKHVFAGNKLWQTVLEATGQGSLVNP, from the coding sequence ATGACGATATACACCAATATTGACATGGACATGGATACCCGAATCGACACCCTTGGCGAGGCCAAGATCGAATCTCCCATTGCAAAGGAATTAAACGGCTCCAGGCAGGAGATTTTCAAAGATGACAATGAGCGGGTGTTAATTGAACTGGAAGCCAAAAAAATCACAGAAGCCATCCAGGAAGGAACAACCCCGCCTTCATTCGAACTGGCCGGGCCCCGGAAAAAAATCTATTTTGATCCCAGCAAGCTCAAGTGCGCCCTGGTGACCTGCGGCGGGCTGTGCCCCGGGTTAAACAACATCATCCGCTCTATTGTCCTGGAGCTGTATCACTCCTACGGGGTAAGACATATTTACGGAGTCCGCTACGGGCTTCAGGGATTTATACCCGAATACCAGCACGATGTCCGGGATTTGAGCCCGGCTAACGTGGTGGACATTCATGAAATGGGCGGCTCCATCCTGGGCTCCTCCCGGGGGCCTCAGGATATTGAAGCCATTGTGGACTGCCTGGAGCGGATGAATATCGGCATCCTGTTTATGATCGGCGGCGACGGCACACTGATGGCGGCATCCAAAATTGATGCCTCCATCCGGCAGCGGGGTCTGAAGATCAGTGTTATCGGCGTGCCCAAAACCATTGACAATGACATTCACATGGTTTCCAAATCCTTTGGATTTGACACGGCCGTAGACATTGCCACCGGTGCCATCAAGGGAGCTCACAAGGAGGCTGAAGGCTACCCCAACGGCATCGGGCTGATCAAGCTCATGGGCCGGTACTCCGGGTTTATCGCAGCCACGGCCACCCTGGCCCAGCAGGACGTCAATTTCGTGCTCATCCCGGAAATCGATTTTGACCTGGAAGGACCAAACGGCCTGATCACAAAGCTACAGGAACGTCTGGCCCAGCGCAAGCATGCGGTTATCCTGATTGCAGAAGGTGCAGGACAGAAATTCTTCGAATCCCACAAAGCGGAATATGATCCTTCCGGCAATATAAAGCTCCATGACATCGGGCTGTTTTTAAAGGAACAAATCCAGAAATACTTTGCCGCAAGGGACATGGAGATATCGCTGAAATATATTGACCCCAGCTACATGATCCGCAGCCTGCCGGCCAATTCCAATGATCACGTGTATTGCACGTTTCTGGGAAGGGATGCGGTCCATGCCGGCATGGCCGGCAAGACCAATATGATCATCGGCCATTGGAACGATCATTTCGTCCACGTGCCGGTGCCGCTGACCGCAGGCAGGCGAAAGCATGTATTTGCCGGCAACAAGCTGTGGCAGACCGTCCTGGAGGCCACAGGCCAGGGAAGCCTGGTCAATCCATAG
- a CDS encoding KpsF/GutQ family sugar-phosphate isomerase, which yields MYRKRAGEVLRIEAEGIEKLAAHLDDQFNRLVDLIYQSRGRVIVAGIGKSGLIARKIVATLNSTGTRSLFLHPVEAMHGDLGIVSADDVFIALSNSGQTDELNILIPSIRSVGCPVVAFTGNSRSSLAAQSDLVIYVGVEKEACPLGLAPTASTSAQLAMGDALAVVLLEKRKFNTSDFQKFHPGGNLGRRLSYGVADIMLTGGAVPTAAAGTPMEQALADMERCRLGVIFIVDRENRLAGIITDGDIRRMVVQKISVYENTVDAMMTPDPKHVYPATPLYEALNIMETHQITVLPAIDETGTIVGALHLHDILGKGALKFNPV from the coding sequence ATGTATAGAAAACGGGCAGGCGAAGTCCTGCGAATCGAGGCCGAAGGCATTGAAAAACTTGCGGCCCATCTTGATGACCAGTTTAACCGGCTGGTGGACCTGATCTATCAGTCCCGGGGCCGGGTGATTGTGGCCGGGATCGGGAAATCCGGATTAATCGCCCGAAAAATTGTGGCCACCTTAAACAGCACCGGCACCCGATCCCTGTTTCTCCACCCGGTGGAGGCCATGCACGGGGATCTGGGCATTGTATCTGCAGATGACGTGTTTATCGCCCTTTCCAACTCAGGGCAAACCGATGAACTCAACATTCTGATTCCCAGCATCCGCAGTGTTGGCTGCCCGGTGGTGGCCTTTACGGGAAATTCCCGCTCAAGCCTGGCTGCCCAGAGTGACCTGGTCATTTACGTGGGCGTGGAAAAAGAAGCCTGCCCCCTGGGACTGGCACCCACGGCCAGCACCTCGGCCCAGCTGGCCATGGGCGATGCCCTTGCTGTTGTGCTGCTGGAAAAACGCAAATTCAACACCAGTGATTTCCAGAAATTTCACCCCGGCGGCAACCTCGGCCGTCGGCTGTCCTACGGGGTGGCCGATATCATGCTCACCGGAGGGGCAGTTCCCACGGCAGCCGCCGGTACGCCCATGGAACAGGCACTGGCAGACATGGAAAGGTGCCGGCTGGGGGTCATTTTTATTGTTGACCGGGAAAACCGGCTTGCCGGGATTATCACAGACGGGGATATCCGACGTATGGTAGTGCAGAAAATATCGGTGTATGAAAACACCGTGGATGCCATGATGACGCCTGACCCCAAACACGTGTATCCGGCAACACCGCTTTATGAGGCCTTAAATATCATGGAAACCCATCAGATCACCGTTTTGCCGGCAATCGATGAAACCGGCACGATCGTGGGGGCCCTGCATCTTCATGACATCCTGGGAAAAGGCGCACTGAAATTCAACCCGGTCTGA
- a CDS encoding multiheme c-type cytochrome has translation MKQTGLAAWAVVAILLVFTVPGLAREKAEISPQSRSCLGCHKNATPAIVTDWQNSRMSQTTPAQAMKKEKLERRISADAIAGNLENVVVGCAECHTLRPETHADSFAHAGQKVHTVVTPEDCAVCHSREREEFSNNLMAEAHGNLMGNPLYDALITAVNGRLSLDENNGLSQHKPDEQTNADSCLHCHGTKLTVEKTAERQTSMGPMEFPVIRGWPNQGVGRINPDDSRGSCSACHPRHRFAIETARKPETCSQCHKGPDVPAYKVYSVSKHGNIYNAGKASGKWDFSAVPWTVGEDLEAPTCATCHVSLLTDANGRVIAERTHQINDRLGRRIFGLPYAHAHPRSADTTKIQSKDGLPLPTALDGTPAEEFLISKQEQQKRTRTLQQVCQSCHSTGWVQGHFNRLANTVETTNDQVRTATQILKKAWQTGAARGPQSGASPFDEPIERMWTETWLFYANSVRFASAMGGADYGVFAQGRWHLTRTIHKMAKMAQSGAGSNRQAP, from the coding sequence ATGAAACAAACGGGTTTGGCTGCATGGGCGGTCGTGGCGATTCTGCTTGTTTTCACCGTTCCGGGTTTGGCCAGGGAAAAAGCAGAAATCAGTCCGCAGAGCCGGTCCTGCCTGGGATGCCACAAAAACGCAACCCCGGCCATTGTGACCGACTGGCAAAACAGCCGGATGTCACAAACCACACCGGCACAGGCCATGAAAAAAGAAAAGCTTGAGCGGCGGATTTCTGCTGATGCGATTGCCGGGAATCTGGAAAACGTTGTGGTGGGATGCGCGGAATGCCACACCCTGCGACCTGAAACCCATGCCGACAGCTTTGCCCATGCCGGACAGAAGGTTCACACCGTGGTCACCCCGGAGGACTGCGCCGTCTGCCACAGCCGGGAAAGAGAAGAATTTTCCAACAATCTCATGGCCGAAGCCCATGGCAATCTCATGGGAAACCCGCTTTATGACGCCCTGATCACGGCCGTCAACGGCCGGCTTTCACTGGATGAGAACAATGGCCTTTCCCAGCATAAACCGGATGAACAGACAAACGCAGACTCGTGCCTGCATTGTCACGGCACAAAACTGACCGTGGAAAAAACCGCCGAGCGGCAGACATCCATGGGCCCCATGGAATTTCCTGTGATCCGGGGCTGGCCCAACCAGGGAGTTGGCCGGATCAACCCGGACGACAGCCGGGGATCCTGCTCAGCCTGCCATCCCCGGCACCGGTTTGCCATTGAGACGGCCCGCAAACCCGAAACCTGCTCCCAATGCCACAAAGGACCGGATGTGCCGGCCTACAAAGTCTACAGCGTCAGCAAGCACGGCAATATTTACAACGCCGGCAAGGCTTCCGGAAAATGGGACTTTTCCGCAGTGCCCTGGACCGTGGGAGAGGATCTGGAAGCGCCCACCTGCGCCACATGTCATGTGAGCCTGCTCACGGATGCAAACGGCCGGGTGATTGCCGAAAGAACCCATCAAATAAACGACCGCCTGGGACGGCGGATTTTCGGACTGCCCTATGCCCACGCCCATCCGCGGTCTGCCGACACCACAAAGATCCAAAGCAAAGACGGCCTGCCGCTGCCCACAGCCCTTGACGGCACGCCGGCAGAAGAATTTCTCATCAGCAAACAGGAGCAGCAAAAACGCACCAGAACCCTGCAGCAGGTCTGCCAGAGCTGTCACAGCACCGGCTGGGTTCAGGGCCATTTCAATCGTCTGGCCAACACCGTTGAAACGACCAATGACCAGGTGCGCACAGCCACGCAGATCCTGAAAAAGGCCTGGCAAACAGGTGCCGCCCGGGGCCCGCAATCCGGAGCCAGCCCGTTTGACGAACCCATTGAACGCATGTGGACCGAAACCTGGCTGTTTTACGCCAACTCCGTGCGGTTTGCCTCTGCCATGGGCGGGGCGGATTACGGGGTTTTTGCCCAGGGAAGATGGCACCTGACGCGCACTATCCATAAGATGGCCAAAATGGCGCAATCCGGGGCCGGATCCAACCGGCAGGCGCCGTAA
- a CDS encoding sigma-70 family RNA polymerase sigma factor, protein MFHDPAYSPAAPSRNSHSEPLYADIEQTVEARKAAEKKFKSGRRKFDPVQQYMADIRTHGLITRDQERYLAARVQDHDDDQAAYELVVSNLRLVVKIALKFQRFWNRNLLDLIQEGNVGLMQAVRKYDPNRNVKFSYYASFWIKAYILKYMQDNWRMVKVVTTEGQRKLFYKLKQERRKLSAMGIDADSKRLSQRCGVEEKDIVDMDQRLLNRDISLDAPLNEDSDTDWVDFLRVDEDKSIEEEVSERQIDCMVNHKVLEFREKIPFREREILDLRIYSDSPMTLQSLGDRLGLSRERVRQLEKQIMEELRHYLSNEIRDFEEYAAFARVA, encoded by the coding sequence ATGTTTCATGATCCTGCATACAGCCCGGCCGCCCCGTCCCGCAACAGTCATTCGGAGCCCTTATACGCAGATATCGAACAAACCGTGGAGGCCCGCAAAGCTGCAGAGAAAAAATTTAAAAGCGGGAGAAGGAAATTTGATCCGGTCCAGCAATACATGGCAGATATCCGCACCCACGGACTCATTACCCGGGATCAGGAACGCTACCTGGCTGCAAGGGTCCAGGATCACGATGATGACCAGGCCGCATATGAACTTGTGGTTTCCAATCTTCGGCTGGTGGTCAAGATTGCTTTAAAATTTCAGCGGTTCTGGAACCGCAATCTGCTCGACCTGATCCAGGAAGGCAACGTGGGCCTGATGCAGGCGGTGCGCAAATATGATCCCAATCGCAACGTCAAGTTCTCCTATTATGCCTCCTTTTGGATCAAGGCTTATATCCTGAAATATATGCAGGACAACTGGCGCATGGTCAAGGTGGTGACCACCGAAGGCCAGCGCAAGCTTTTTTACAAGCTCAAGCAGGAACGCAGAAAACTCTCGGCAATGGGCATTGATGCCGATTCCAAGCGCCTTTCACAGCGATGCGGGGTTGAGGAAAAAGATATCGTGGATATGGACCAGCGCTTGCTCAACCGCGATATTTCCCTGGATGCACCGTTAAACGAAGACTCGGATACGGATTGGGTGGATTTTCTCAGGGTCGATGAGGACAAATCCATTGAAGAGGAAGTCTCCGAGCGGCAGATCGATTGCATGGTGAATCATAAAGTCCTGGAATTCAGAGAAAAAATTCCTTTCCGGGAGCGTGAGATCCTGGATTTGCGGATTTATTCCGATAGCCCCATGACCCTGCAGTCGCTGGGCGATCGCCTGGGGCTTTCCAGAGAGCGGGTCCGCCAGCTTGAAAAACAGATCATGGAAGAACTCAGGCACTACCTGAGCAATGAAATCCGGGATTTTGAGGAATACGCCGCCTTTGCCCGGGTGGCGTGA
- a CDS encoding response regulator codes for METKKIVIVEDHQLFRDGLKAMLDSRKDLEVIAEAEDGLQALEVIRENTPDLLLLDLSMPRLGGISVIKESKRLYPEVAVLALTIHESDQYVLEAFNAGANGYCIKDASREELLVAINSVLKGRTYISPGIADNVMEGYIEGRKQMKTRSAWDNITQREREVLKLLAEGYLNKEISGMLHISVKTVEKHRSNLMGKLDLHSAAALTSFAIEKGLVHKDNYPG; via the coding sequence ATGGAAACCAAAAAGATCGTCATTGTGGAAGATCATCAATTGTTTCGTGACGGCTTAAAAGCCATGCTGGACAGCCGCAAGGACCTGGAGGTAATTGCAGAGGCCGAAGACGGTCTGCAGGCCCTTGAAGTCATTCGCGAAAACACGCCGGATTTGCTGCTGCTGGATCTTTCCATGCCACGGCTCGGCGGCATCAGTGTGATCAAGGAGTCCAAGCGTCTCTATCCGGAGGTTGCCGTTCTGGCGTTGACCATCCATGAATCTGATCAGTACGTGCTTGAGGCGTTTAATGCCGGTGCCAATGGCTATTGCATCAAGGATGCCAGCCGGGAGGAACTCCTGGTGGCCATCAACAGTGTGCTCAAGGGCCGAACCTACATTAGCCCGGGCATAGCCGATAACGTTATGGAAGGCTACATTGAAGGCCGCAAGCAAATGAAAACCCGCTCTGCCTGGGATAACATCACCCAGCGGGAACGCGAGGTGCTCAAACTTCTGGCCGAGGGGTATCTGAACAAGGAAATCAGCGGCATGCTCCATATCAGCGTCAAGACCGTGGAAAAGCACCGTTCCAATCTCATGGGCAAGCTGGATTTGCACAGCGCCGCAGCCCTGACTTCCTTTGCCATTGAGAAGGGCCTGGTACACAAAGACAATTACCCTGGTTAA
- a CDS encoding PAS domain-containing sensor histidine kinase yields the protein MYLSPAARRLLGVAPEADVTKQHIHAVLCSGNNGFSASPDSDDSLTEPGPEGRPIFGAIMSHHLQDGRIGGFSYQLHPGAQKSDFQPGPMQQQPNGQTDVAGANKAPGRSAHAGILQQIEISQVFSALAEPVIVYDPAGTPVMANPAAIHMMGFDPTGMPWRNFIQKKVLLYPNNRAVPFDQLPCSRALAGEKVRDEKFIRTDAQGRERTYEFNAVPLRHQGRITGAVTVVRDETERSRLMDQLETERTALQAIIHSAPEAIIVVDEECRIVMTNPAAKEFYQQTPTDRIPGAMGPGYNDSSPPYDPVDLPLARSVFQGEMIVDHELAVDLPEGKCRHVLVNTAPIRNPRGNITGAVGVFHDITQRKQERLELEKARTELEKRVAERTAELTRTVETLREEIEHRKKIEARLQDSQEKLRHFSHRMLHTLEADRQKIARELHDSLGASLAAIKFSLEEKLSQMPPDPPDHIMSLESIVSYLMTTIKETKRISANLRPTILDDLGLLATITWFCREFEYFYPHIRVEQQIRIQEENIDEPLKIVIYRILQEAMNNAATHANPENIRLVLEKNGGRIKLAVSDDGKGFDPDARLRASVPISGYGIQGMQERASVCGGDFEIHSRPEKGTRVTVSLPRPPDQTC from the coding sequence ATGTATCTAAGCCCCGCCGCCCGCCGGCTGCTGGGCGTGGCCCCGGAGGCCGACGTTACCAAACAGCACATACATGCAGTCCTCTGCAGCGGCAACAATGGCTTTTCCGCAAGCCCGGATTCTGATGACAGTCTGACAGAACCAGGGCCGGAAGGACGACCGATTTTCGGCGCAATCATGTCCCATCATTTACAGGATGGCCGTATCGGGGGTTTTTCCTACCAACTTCACCCGGGTGCACAAAAATCCGATTTCCAACCCGGGCCGATGCAGCAACAGCCAAATGGGCAAACCGATGTTGCCGGAGCAAACAAAGCTCCGGGCCGCAGTGCACATGCCGGTATCCTGCAGCAAATCGAAATCTCCCAGGTCTTTTCCGCCCTTGCCGAGCCGGTAATTGTCTATGACCCGGCCGGCACCCCGGTCATGGCCAACCCCGCGGCAATCCATATGATGGGTTTTGATCCCACGGGTATGCCCTGGCGGAACTTTATTCAAAAAAAAGTCCTGCTTTATCCCAACAATCGTGCGGTACCCTTTGATCAACTACCCTGCAGCAGAGCCCTTGCCGGGGAAAAGGTGCGCGATGAAAAATTTATCCGCACAGATGCCCAGGGCAGGGAACGGACCTATGAATTCAACGCAGTTCCCCTGCGCCACCAGGGTCGAATTACGGGCGCGGTTACCGTGGTCCGGGATGAAACTGAGCGAAGCCGGCTCATGGACCAGCTGGAAACCGAACGCACGGCCCTGCAGGCCATTATTCACAGCGCCCCGGAAGCCATCATCGTGGTGGATGAAGAATGCCGCATCGTCATGACCAATCCCGCGGCCAAAGAATTTTACCAGCAGACCCCAACAGACCGCATACCCGGAGCCATGGGCCCCGGATACAACGACAGCTCTCCGCCCTATGATCCCGTGGACCTGCCCCTGGCCCGATCCGTATTCCAGGGAGAGATGATCGTGGATCATGAACTGGCAGTTGACCTTCCTGAAGGCAAATGCCGGCACGTGCTGGTCAACACCGCTCCCATACGCAATCCACGAGGGAATATCACCGGTGCGGTGGGCGTTTTCCATGATATCACCCAGCGCAAGCAGGAGCGCCTGGAATTGGAGAAGGCGCGCACTGAGCTGGAAAAAAGGGTGGCGGAACGTACCGCAGAACTCACCCGCACGGTGGAAACCCTGAGAGAAGAAATCGAGCACCGCAAAAAAATCGAGGCCAGACTCCAGGATTCCCAGGAAAAGCTTCGGCATTTTTCCCACAGAATGCTGCACACGCTTGAAGCCGACCGCCAGAAAATTGCCCGGGAACTCCATGACAGCCTCGGGGCAAGCCTTGCGGCCATCAAGTTCAGCCTGGAAGAAAAATTATCCCAGATGCCCCCGGATCCGCCCGATCATATAATGTCTCTGGAAAGCATTGTCTCTTATCTGATGACGACAATCAAGGAGACAAAGCGCATCTCCGCCAACCTGCGCCCCACCATCCTCGATGACCTGGGGCTGCTGGCGACTATCACCTGGTTCTGCAGGGAATTTGAGTATTTCTACCCCCATATCCGGGTGGAGCAGCAAATCCGGATTCAGGAAGAAAATATCGATGAGCCATTAAAAATCGTGATCTACCGGATTTTACAGGAAGCCATGAACAATGCCGCAACCCATGCAAATCCGGAAAACATCCGGCTGGTGCTGGAAAAAAACGGGGGCCGCATCAAGCTGGCGGTCTCCGACGACGGAAAGGGATTTGATCCGGATGCCCGGCTCCGCGCATCGGTTCCCATCAGCGGGTACGGCATTCAGGGCATGCAGGAAAGGGCCAGCGTGTGCGGGGGAGACTTTGAAATCCACTCCCGGCCGGAAAAAGGCACCCGGGTGACAGTCAGTCTGCCCCGGCCGCCGGATCAGACCTGTTAA